The proteins below are encoded in one region of Colletotrichum lupini chromosome 5, complete sequence:
- a CDS encoding SMP-30/Gluconolaconase/LRE-like region translates to MANFVVYDDRIKKLFGSAPSLELLHENQDYPFAHEAGVFIERNNTLFITSNQYDDHAAGGRKIQISRVTLPSDGSSKTKCEEISPAIITMANGGVNYLDGVVFCAQGTHSAPGGLVFMEAEPPYQTRMMVNSFHGREFNSVNDVVVHSDGSLWFTDPIYGYEQGIRPKPQLPNQVYRYDPIRGSIRAMADGFGRPNGICFSPDEKTVYITDTDWIHGDGSTDLTRASTIYAFDLVPYSGEPFLTNRRLFAMADTGIPDGIKCDVHGNVYSGCGDGVNIWSAGGVLLGKILVQGGAANFCFGRNGEIFILNENRLWRAKLADDTKGALLCI, encoded by the exons ATGGCAAACTTTGTGGTCTACGATGACCGAATCAAGAAGCTGTTCGGCTCCGCACCGTCGCTCGAGTTGTTGCACGAGAACCAGGACTACCCTTTCGCTCACGAGGCAGGCGTCTTCATCGAGCGTAACAACACGCTCTTCATCACTAGCAACCAGTACGACGACCACGCAGCCGGCGGTCGCAAGATCCAGATCAGCCGCGTCACGCTGCCGTCGGATGGCAGTTCCAAGACAAAATGTGAGGAGATCAGCCCCGCCATCATAACGATGGCTAACGGAGGCGTCAACTACCTGGACGGGGTCGTCTTCTGCGCCCAGGGTACGCACTCCGCACCTGGAGGCCTGGTCTTCATGGAGGCGGAACCACCCTACCAGACCCGTATGATGGTCAACTCGTTTCACGGACGGGAGTTCAACTCTGTCAACGACGTTGTGGTGCATAGTGACGGCTCTCTGTGGTTCACCGACCCGATTTATGGCTATGAACAGGGTATCCGGCCGAAGCCGCAGCTTCCCAACCAAGTTTACAGATATGATCCCATCCGTGGGTCGATTAGGGCCATGGCCGATGGCTTCGGCCGGCCGAATGGTATTTGCTTCAGCCCTGACGAGAAGACTGTGTACATTACGGACACCGACTGGATTCATGGTGATGGCTCCACTGACCTCACGCGAGCGTCAACGAT TTACGCATTCGACCTGGTCCCCTACTCAGGGGAACCCTTTTTGACAAACAGACGTCTCTTTGCCATGGCTGATACCGGCATTCCGGATGGCATCAAGTGCGACGTGCACGGGAACGTGTACAGCGGCTGCGGTGACGGCGTCAACATCTGGTCTGCAGGGGGTGTTTTGCTAGGGAAGATCCTTGTTCAGGGTGGTGCTGCCAACTTCTGCTTCGGCCGCAATGGAGAAATCTTCATCTTGAATGAGAACCGATTATGGAGGGCCAAGTTGGCAGATGATACGAAAGGAGCATTGCTGTGTATCTAA
- a CDS encoding fungal specific transcription factor encodes MVQHSIRSTDNTTKGRLALVTGASGGIGSSVAHALAAEGCDVALHYSSSQAKADALAQELRDKYPSQLFVPFQADLSSRESTRNLVPSIFANGEVAQKHKAVSVLVANAGLGRRIRDPADIGEDDWDEMMEVNARSQFVVTKACLPGMRAQGWGRVVLVGSIASRGGGINGCHYAATKGALCSMGLNLATFLAPEGVTVNIVLPAMIGATGMIATPKSTTWDSKDDLEELRSTDPGLAIAASVPVHRLGAPEEVSNVVVTPKTIGPSPTAALARHSPRPAVAASAAAAAAPSRPHAWTEEEEEEEKEEKPSTPSRRRNNRNTMSVDTAAAAPVTDRRPSTMMVSPPHQQHHRLPHAVTATGKERRVSRACVSCRLRKTRCDLDYGGNPGIPPCRRCVREQKECVLATSRRGGRRPRKFVRLPQGDDAVFPHQQQQQHSDTVTGPAAYDSGPGAGDVGISSATNIREHQHMHHQRSTSPADSRHRNDGGEPWSCSPEEDDDGPAERPASWPGSTSQPDSPGGRSTWSLKSSGDIEGHITSSDLLNPSDALNLLAQVADLDGEERRDDMRHLSVSDAPGRDKCSPRKGSRKPSTPAATHYPPISDGVLSLPVASRLLTLYIDHFHPFFPVADKCILTHTPATVSSLIDSEPHLVTAIFTVASKDEPSMTRVHEACSRYMETLISKLIYKGSTTVGAVEALLILAQWAPQRLQEKPTVGRGEEDEGAWMQIGVAIRLGYLQSLEQTGLLSDKTSPSSETFRRKRLVWAACYMSDREVSIRVGKGFWSRGPGPSTVPRSADFPSLRIQEAGGDNLGQLFQAQLELIQLFSNAHDILYSSSSHRAQLYLGGEYVRYIDDSFAVLRKWKIVWGSLNFTPLIKAGLNLSYEFLRLYINAFAFQATINRAITKARQQQQQQMQHNQQQYQQSQQSQQQNMSSKDQKQQHNGHETTTATQAPARHPPQPLPQPPTTTISSPLFADLASTPDARFIYESMDAANSLLNILNSSVDPATGLRYMPLKYYLYVIYAAVFLFKARLAGALGSEASESVRRSINVTIEGLQRSSLSPHSLGQRYARLLSLLWRSKPEEQQQRSQGPTLQSNVTISGPDGHAVDATNTGVPCPAFGLHNGAGGPGSVSVHVPTVPSSAGAGNSNGYGGLGGHADHHQGFGGMSHGHAHSNIAAFPHQPDLLVRGFSWRDLDDLGQFIGPADMNFSDPANLAVMGGSINLDEGAGYDVLWPGNDVVF; translated from the exons ATGGTCCAACACAGCATTAGAAGCACAGACAACACCACCAAGGGCCGCCTAGCTCTAGTGACAGGGGCGAG TGGTGGCATAGGCTCATCCGTTGCCCATGCTCTCGCCGCCGAGGGCTGCGATGTCGCATTACACTATTCGTCAAGTCAG GCGAAGGCGGATGCTCTGGCTCAAGAGCTGCGCGATAAGTATCCATCGCAGCTCTTCGTCCCCTTCCAGGCCGACCTCTCCTCGAGGGAATCGACCCGGAACCTGGTGCCTAGCATCTTCGCCAACGGCGAGGTCGCGCAGAAGCACAAGGCCGTCTCGGTGCTCGTCGCCAACGCCGGCCTCGGTCGCCGGATCCGCGACCCGGCGGACATTGGCGAAGACGACTGGGACGAGATGATGGAGGTCAACGCCCGCAGCCAGTTCGTCGTGACAAAGGCCTGCCTGCCCGGCATGCGCGCTCAGGGGTGGGGCCGTGTCGTTCTCGTGGGCAGCATTGCGAGCCGCGGTGGGGGGATCAACGGGTGCCACTACGCCGCTACCAAGGGCGCTCTCTG CTCAATGGGTCTTAATTTGGCCACGTTCTTGGCACCGGAGGGTGTTACCGTGAATATT GTGCTGCCCGCCATGATTGGGGCCACTGGCATGATTGCCACTCCGAAATCAAC AACCTGGGATAGTAAAGATGACCTTGAGGAGTTGAGGTCCACAGATCCGGGGCTGGCCATTGCTGCCAGCGTCCCGGTCCACAGATTAGGCGCTCCCGAGGAAGTGTCAAACGTTGTCGTAAC TCCAAAAACCATCGGTCCATCACCAACCGCCGCGTTGGCCCGACATTCACCGCGCCCTGCCGTTGCCgcttccgccgccgccgccgctgccccCTCGCGCCCACACGCTTGGAccgaagaggaggaagaagaggagaaggaggagaaaCCGAGCACACCGAGTCGCCGACGTAATAATCGCAACACCATGTCTGTGGAcaccgctgccgccgcccccGTCACCGACCGCCGGCCTTCTACGATGATGGTCAGTCCCCCGCATCAGCAGCACCACCGCTTGCCTCACGCGGTGACGGCTACTGGGAAAGAGAGGCGGGTATCGCGCGCTTGCGTCTCCTGCCGGCTCAGGAAGACGAGATGTGACTT AGACTATGGTGGTAACCCAGGTATACCACCCTGCCGTCGCTGTGTAAGAGAACAAAAAGAATGCGTCCTAGCAACATCAAGGAGAGGCGGCCGACGGCCCCGTAAGTTTGTCCGCTTACCACAAGGTGACGATGCCGTCTTCCCGCATCaacaacaacagcaacaCTCGGACACCGTCACCGGGCCGGCAGCCTACGACTCAGGACCGGGAGCTGGAGACGTCGGCATTTCCTCGGCGACGAACATCCGAGAACACCAGCACATGCACCACCAGCGCTCCACCAGCCCGGCGGATTCTCGGCACCGCAACGACGGCGGCGAGCCCTGGTCGTGCTCCCCcgaagaagacgacgacggccCGGCAGAGAGGCCGGCGAGTTGGCCCGGCTCCACTTCGCAGCCGGACAGCCCCGGCGGCAGGTCGACCTGGTCTCTCAAGAGTTCCGGCGATATCGAGGGCCACATCACCTCCAGCGACTTGTTGAATCCTTCTGACGCGCTTAATCTCCTGGCGCAGGTTGCTGACCTCGATGGGGAGGAGCGGCGTGACGATATGCGACACCTGTCTGTGAGTGATGCTCCGGGTCGGGATAAGTGCAGTCCTAGGAAAGGGTCACGCAAGCCATCGACACCTGCGGCGACCCATTATCCGCCAATATCAGACGGTGTATTAAGTCTGCCTGTCGCTTCACGTCTGCTCACATT ATACATCGACCACTTCCACCCCTTCTTCCCCGTAGCAGACAAATGCATCCTCACCCACACCCCCGCCACAGTCTCCTCCCTCATCGACTCAGAGCCTCACCTCGTCACCGCAATCTTCACAGTCGCCTCCAAAGACGAGCCATCCATGACCCGCGTCCACGAGGCCTGCTCGCGGTACATGGAGACCCTCATCTCCAAGCTCATCTACAAGGGGTCCACCACCGTCGGCGCCGTCGAGGCCCTGCTCATCCTCGCGCAGTGGGCGCCGCAGAGACTGCAGGAGAAGCCTACCGTCGGGCGAGGCGAGGAGGACGAGGGCGCGTGGATGCAGATCGGCGTCGCGATACGGCTGGGGTACCTGCAGAGTCTGGAGCAGACGGGGCTGTTGTCGGATAAGACGAGCCCGTCGTCGGAAACGTTTCGGAGGAAGAGGTTGGTTTGGGCTG CTTGCTACATGAGTGATAGGGAAGTGTCGATCCGTGTAGGCAAGGGGTTCTGGTCCCGTGGGCCGGGGCCGTCGACAGTACCACGCTCTGCGGACTTCCCATCTCTAAGAATACAGGAAGCCGGGGGAGACAACCTCGGACAGCTGTTCCAGGCTCAGCTTGAGTTGATACAGCTCTTCAGCAATGCTCATGACATACTATACTCATCATCAAGTCATAGAGCTCAGCTGTACCTCGGCGGAGAGTACGTGAGGTATATA GATGACTCTTTCGCAGTACTTCGTAAATGGAAGATCGTCTGGGGAAGCCTCAACT TCACGCCCCTAATAAAAGCAGGCCTCAACCTCTCCTACGAGTTCCTCCGCCTCTACATCAACGCCTTCGCCTTCCAAGCAACAATCAACCGCGCAATCACCAAAGCCCGccaacaacagcagcaacagaTGCAGCATAACCAACAACAATATCAACAGAGCCAGCAGAGTCAACAGCAGAACATGTCCTCAAAAGATCAGAAACAGCAACACAACGGACACGAGACGACGACGGCAACCCAAGCGCCAGCAAGACACCCACCACAACCACTGCCGCAGCCACCAACGACGACAATCAGCAGCCCCCTATTCGCGGACCTCGCTAGTACGCCCGACGCCCGCTTCATTTACGAATCAATGGACGCGGCCAACTCTCTTCTAAACATCCTCAACTCCTCTGTAGATCCGGCTACCGGGTTAAGGTACATGCCGCTAAAGTACTACCTCTACGTAATCTACGCGGCCGTGTTTCTCTTCAAG GCCCGTCTCGCTGGCGCCCTAGGAAGCGAGGCCTCAGAAAGCGTCCGCCGCTCAATCAACGTCACTATCGAAGGCCTCCAACGCTCGTCCCTGAGCCCACACAGCTTGGGTCAGCGCTACGCGCGCCTTCTTTCCCTGCTATGGCGTAGTAAACCAGAGGAACAGCAGCAACGGAGTCAAGGACCTACCCTACAATCCAACGTCACCATCTCCGGTCCTGACGGTCACGCAGTCGATGCCACCAACACCGGAGTACCGTGTCCGGCGTTCGGCCTCCATAATGGGGCAGGCGGCCCCGGGTCCGTGTCGGTGCACGTACCGACTGTACCGAGCTCGGCCGGTGCCGGTAACAGCAATGGGTATGGAGGTCTTGGTGGACATGCCGACCATCATCAAGGGTTTGGCGGGATGTCGCATGGTCATGCGCATTCGAATATAGCTGCCTTCCCTCATCAGCCCGATCTTCTTGTCAGAGGCTTCTCGTGGCGAGATCTAGATGATCTGGGGCAATTCATCGGGCCGGCGGACATGAACTTTTCTGATCCTGCCAATTTGGCGGTGATGGGCGGGTCGATTAACCTGGATGAAGGGGCAGGATATGATGTTCTCTGGCCTGGGAATGACGTGGTCTTTTGA